Sequence from the Bacillota bacterium genome:
TTGTCATCGGGCGGGTCCTGGCGGGTCTGCTCCAGGTGGCCGGGGCTGAGGTAGTTACCACTTGGGGGCTGGAGACTTATCCCTCGTTACAGGAACGACTGGGTATTGCCAGCTCCTTTGCCTATCATGCCTTCATATGTTTGCATTGTAATCATCATCCCTCTTCCAAGGCCCAGGGTACCGAGGTCTATCATTATGAAAGTCATCCCAGTGCCCGGTTAGCCATGTATACTCTCAATCAACTGGTGGAAGAGTTGGGAACGAGGAATCGGGGGGTAAAGGAAGCAGGCTTTTATCTGCTGCGGCAATTGCCAGAGCCGGCGCTCCTGTTGAAGGTGGGCTTTTTGAGCAATCCCCAGGACGGGAAAATTCTTCGGGAGCCCCAGGGTCAGTATCGCAGTGCCGCAGCCATCTTCCGGGGGATCCGAGAATTTTTTGAAGAAAAACCACCGCGAAGACCTTGACATCTCTCTATCAGCTTTGGTAAACTAAAAAAATATTTGACAAAGTGCCGTCGGCTGTGCTATAATACTAGTATCTCAGGTAAGAAGGTGATATTGTGGCAACGCCAAAGGTTAACTCGTTGGCGGACATCAAGGAAGCCTTTGATGCCAACGTTGGGAAAAGGATTCACCTTCGGGCCAACAGAGGACGCCGGAAGGTAATTGAGGCCGACGGAGTGTTGGAAAAGACCTATCCTAAGGTATTCGTAGTTCGGCTAGACAAGAGTAATGCAGTCAGGCGTATGTCATATACCTATGCCGATGTTCTAACCGAAACGGTGGAGATAACCTTTCACGATGATGACGAGGCAGTAGGTGCTGTGGGATCTTAACCCACAATCCCTCGGATGCTTGTCATTTCCCTTTCATAAGTTTATCTGTCACGGTACTGCCGATGATCTGCCGGCCAGCTAATTGAGCCGGTAGGTTGCCGGCTATTTTTTTACCCTTTTACCGGACTAATTGACCGAGCCCCTGGCATAGATATGCCTTAGGGGTGAGAGGAGTATGGGCTGGTTCCCAAAGCAAGGTGCAAGGAGTCGGTGGCCCATCACCGCCAAGGTGCTGCGGGTGGGCAGCAAGGGCGCCCGGGTCAAAGCCCTGCAAAGTTTACTGGCGGACCTGGGGCTGTATCATCAGGACCCCGATGGTGTCTTTGGGTACTTAACCGAGGATGCTGTCCAGGCACTACAGCGGCGCTTTGGTCTGCGGGTCGATGGGATAGCCGGGCCCATGGTCCATCGCCTGCTGCATCATCCCATTACTTCCCAGGGCCTGGATTTTCACTGGCTCCTGGGTTCCCTGCCGGAACCAGAGCCCAGGCTGTATCCCCTGGATTTTGGCGAGGAGAAGGCCTTGACGGCCCTTACCTACCGGTGGTGGCCCCTGGATGGGGAGAATTCCGGGCCTAGGGCACCTTCGGAGCTGGTCACCAAGGTGGCTGAGGCCTATGGAGCTCGCCTGTTACCCACCATTGGCCTACCTTCGCCCCTGGCCCAAGAGGAGGACAGTCAGGCCAATCTGGTGGAAGCCCTAGCCCAGCGGGAGACCTATCCCCGCTTGCGACGGGCCATTGCCGACCAGTGCAAGAGGGATGACATCTGCGGCTTTCTCCTTCGAATTGGTCAAGTTCCACCGGCTCTGAACTCGAGGGTAATTAGGCTGCTGCGTTTTGCCGCGGGCGAGGCCCACAAGCACAAGAAACTCCTGTTCCTGGTGGCTCCCCATTGGAGCCAACCGAGAAAGGGCGCCTGGGGCCTGGATTGGCAGGGGCTGGGGGAGTTGGTCCACTATATCGTGCTGGAGGTTCCTCCACCGGAGAGTCCCGCCAGTCTCCTTTCCCTAGAGGAACTGACTGGGGCATTGCAGCGCTGGCTGCGGGTGGTACCGGCCTGGCAGCTGATTCAGCATCTTCCGATGGGAGGGATTCTGGGTGGCGGCCAGCGAGTCAGTTACAACGAAGTGCGCACCCTAGCCTACCGCAGTCAAGCTATGGTTACCAGGGATCCCATCCACCACAGCCTCACCTTCTCCTATCGAGAGGGCGAAGAGCTGGTGGAGGCCTGGTATGAAAACAACGAAACCATCAAGGGGAAACTGGCGGTGATCCGTCGGGCCAAACTGGCGGGAATCTACCTGTCTCCCCTGGGCTATGAAGCCAATGGGATCTGGCCGCTGCTCAAGGAGGAGATGTCCATCGGCCAGTACTAACTTTTCTTCCCGTTTAAGACAAGAAATGCAAGGGACAGACATATACATTGGTGTGAGTACCCAAACTTTGTGTCACAGGGCCTGCTGGGGAAAGGGGGAGTTGCATGTCCATCAAACTGACAGAAGAGCTGCTTCAGCTTGAGGCTCATGTCGGACAGAACAAAGGTCAGGTAATCACCGAAGGCGCCCTAGTACTGCCGGCCAACAAACCAGGGATTGCCGAGATCGTCAAAGTGATTGCAAAACCCCGGGCAGAGATGATTCAGGTGGAAGAGGACTGTGTAGTGGCTGAAGGGCTGTTGCAGGTCACTCTCATTTACTTGAAGTCGCCCGACGAAGATGGTTTGTCCGGTTATGAATCCGTTACCTGGGAGAGAGTTCTACCCTTCTCCCACCTCTTTGAAATTCCCGGAGTACAGCCGGGGATGAAGGCCGAGGTTGAGTTTGAACTCCAGGAACCAACTCTGGATATCAGCGGGGATGGGCGCTCTGTTCAGGCGGAGTGGTTGGTCGATGGCTTTGCTAAGGTCACCAACAGGTACAGCGCCTGGGTGGTCACCAATGCCCTGTCCACCGCATCTCGGCGGTTGGACGTGGATGTGGAGACCGTCAAGGTGCAGGAGGTCTTAGGTTGGGCCGAGGGGCGCTTTGAGGTGGGCGAGACGGTGGCAGTAGCCAATCGAGGTCCCGCCATCGATCAGGTCTTTTACGCCGAAGCACAGCCGGTGGTCCGCTCCGCTCGGTGTCGGGAAGAAGAGGTCGCGGTCACCGGAAGCGTTACCCTGGAGATTCTCTATCGCCCTGAGGGCGAGGAGACGGTGCGCCTGCTGAAGTGGGAGGATGCTCTGCGCTTTGAGCAGGTGTTGGATCTGGCCGGGGCTAAGCCGGGCAGTCAACCCATCGTCGATGTGAGGGTCACGGATCTCTATACCCGACCGGTGGTCGGTGGTACCGGCTTGGAGGTTCAGGTTCACCTGGCTTTGGAGGTCAAGGTGGTCCACAGTCGTTCGATCAATCTGGTGGAGTCCATCGCTGCCGACAGAGAGGGGCCGGCTATCGCCTGTCGTCGCGAGGAGATACGTCTGGAGCAGCACATCGGTAGGGCCAATCGCTATGTTGACAGCAAGTTTACCATTGAGGTGCCGGAATCCAAACCACCGGTCAACCGGATTATTTCCTTCCAGGGAAGGGCTAAGGTCGCAGACGTCACCATGGAGGGAAGCCGGATCACCGTCACCGGATTTGTGGACGTGGAGATGCTCTATGAGGGCCACGTGGACTTAGATGCCCCGCCGGTGTACTTTGCCCAGTGGGGGAATGCCGCGGCCTTCGAAACGCTGTTGGAGATTCCCGGCGCGGAGTCGGGAATGGATGTGCAGGTTGATGTTGAAGTCGCAGAGCT
This genomic interval carries:
- a CDS encoding DUF3794 domain-containing protein, producing the protein MSIKLTEELLQLEAHVGQNKGQVITEGALVLPANKPGIAEIVKVIAKPRAEMIQVEEDCVVAEGLLQVTLIYLKSPDEDGLSGYESVTWERVLPFSHLFEIPGVQPGMKAEVEFELQEPTLDISGDGRSVQAEWLVDGFAKVTNRYSAWVVTNALSTASRRLDVDVETVKVQEVLGWAEGRFEVGETVAVANRGPAIDQVFYAEAQPVVRSARCREEEVAVTGSVTLEILYRPEGEETVRLLKWEDALRFEQVLDLAGAKPGSQPIVDVRVTDLYTRPVVGGTGLEVQVHLALEVKVVHSRSINLVESIAADREGPAIACRREEIRLEQHIGRANRYVDSKFTIEVPESKPPVNRIISFQGRAKVADVTMEGSRITVTGFVDVEMLYEGHVDLDAPPVYFAQWGNAAAFETLLEIPGAESGMDVQVDVEVAELIPDLINRETCEVHGQVNIEAQVVEVIEREVVAEAVEVKTTKGRPPSYVCVRVQPEDTLWKIAARYGSTVELLLNYNPGLGDVEQEGFLPIGMRLFIPRQTQPQDSLEEAN
- a CDS encoding N-acetylmuramoyl-L-alanine amidase; amino-acid sequence: MDFTCEGIPTLSLRHCAEVSGATIRWKPRTQRVQLSYCGRKLDLSVSTGDLASGFAQNWIEVPMLADFLQVNWRLEENNKLLLMGRREESLAGKRIVVDVGPGGDDEDQGLTSSKDQQPDFVIGRVLAGLLQVAGAEVVTTWGLETYPSLQERLGIASSFAYHAFICLHCNHHPSSKAQGTEVYHYESHPSARLAMYTLNQLVEELGTRNRGVKEAGFYLLRQLPEPALLLKVGFLSNPQDGKILREPQGQYRSAAAIFRGIREFFEEKPPRRP